The following are encoded in a window of Halosolutus halophilus genomic DNA:
- a CDS encoding ABC transporter ATP-binding protein, whose product MARLELTNLHAEVAEGGEKILDGVDLEVESGEIHALMGPNGSGKSTTAKVIAGHPAYEVTEGEVLIHIEEDEFGDDIEIDEDQRTWDLLDLEPNERAALGVFLGFQYPAEIEGVTMTNFLRTALNAKIEEREELFEDEEEDEAAEEDEAGFETSPMEGPADEGEIGVAEFQGILQEKMEQLDMDEKFAQRYLNAGFSGGEKKQNEVLQAAILEPSIAVLDEIDSGLDIDRLQDVSNGINALRDEQGTGILQITHYQRILDYVEPDHVHVMLDGKIAKSGGPELAEALEDEGYDWVREEAYGTA is encoded by the coding sequence ATGGCACGTCTCGAACTAACCAACCTGCACGCGGAAGTAGCGGAGGGCGGCGAGAAGATTCTCGACGGAGTCGATCTCGAGGTCGAGTCCGGCGAGATCCACGCCCTGATGGGACCGAACGGGTCGGGGAAGTCGACGACCGCGAAGGTCATCGCCGGCCACCCGGCCTACGAGGTCACCGAGGGTGAAGTCCTGATTCACATCGAGGAAGACGAGTTCGGCGACGATATCGAGATCGACGAGGACCAGCGCACCTGGGACCTGCTCGACCTCGAACCCAACGAGCGCGCGGCACTCGGCGTCTTCCTCGGCTTCCAGTACCCCGCCGAGATCGAGGGCGTCACGATGACCAACTTCCTCCGGACGGCGCTCAACGCCAAGATCGAGGAGCGCGAAGAACTCTTCGAGGACGAGGAGGAAGACGAAGCGGCGGAGGAAGACGAAGCAGGCTTCGAGACCTCGCCGATGGAAGGCCCCGCGGACGAGGGCGAGATCGGCGTCGCCGAGTTCCAAGGAATCCTCCAGGAGAAGATGGAGCAACTGGACATGGACGAGAAGTTCGCCCAGCGATACCTCAACGCCGGCTTCTCCGGCGGCGAGAAGAAGCAGAACGAAGTGCTGCAGGCGGCCATCCTCGAACCTTCGATCGCCGTTCTCGACGAGATCGACTCCGGGCTCGACATCGATCGGCTGCAGGACGTCTCGAACGGCATCAACGCGCTGCGCGACGAGCAGGGCACGGGGATCCTCCAGATCACCCACTATCAGCGCATTCTCGATTACGTCGAACCCGATCACGTCCACGTGATGCTCGACGGAAAGATCGCGAAGAGCGGCGGTCCCGAACTCGCCGAGGCGCTCGAAGACGAGGGGTACGACTGGGTCCGCGAAGAGGCCTACGGCACCGCGTAA
- a CDS encoding DNA-directed DNA polymerase codes for MTEAGQAGLAEFAEASDDRPDEEAVAVAGNGGTDAADVIDVLEETLPEADGDVELAVMQVDYTVAGYGDEERPIMHVFGRTPDGELEHVQVVGFRPYFYAPTGTLDRPPEEEYDRLTGSRDVDRNGDPYESIRGEKLTKIFGQTPRDVGQVRDEFEHYEADILFPNRFLIDKDVRSGIRVPERRAEDDSLVVPHGEVEAIDVHAEPRVCTFDIEVDDRSGFPEDGEEPIVCLTSHDSYRDEYVMWLYEAPIGDGPIPTEIADYEPIEGSLDHEVRAFDEEEAMLDAFIEYIDDETDPDVLTGWNFEDFDAPYLLDRLEELQGPHEYDLSIDRLSRVDEVWRSNWGGPDIKGRVVFDLLYGYQRMVFSELDSYRLDAVGEAELGVGKERYTGDIGDLWEDDPTQLLAYNLRDVEICVELDRQQEIIPFWDEVRSFVGCKLEDAPTPGDAVDMYVLHEAHGRFALPSKGQQEAGEEYEGGAVFEPITGVKENVTVLDLKSLYPMCMTTVNASPETKVDPDEYDGETYIAPTEPEPIHFRKEPDGVMREMITELLAEREEKKDLRNEYEPGTPEYEQYDRQQGAVKVIMNSLYGVSGWEQFRLYDKEAASAITATGREVIEFTETAANELDYQVAYGDTDSVMLELGPEVSKEEALEQSFEIEEYLNDRYDDFAREDLNAEEHRFQIEFEKLYRRFFQAGTKKRYAGHIIWKEGKDVDDVDITGFEYKRSDIAPITKEVQHQVIEMIVKEGDIEGAKEYVNGVIEDVLAGEVSLEEIGIPGGIGKRLDNYDTDTAQVRGAKYANLLLGTNFQRGSKPKRLYLDRVDPSFFRRMEAEEGFDPQHDPLYGAFKRNPDVICFEYDDQVPEEFEVDYDKMLEKTLKGPIERILEALDVSWEEVKSGQEQTGLDSFM; via the coding sequence ATGACTGAGGCGGGCCAGGCCGGACTCGCGGAGTTTGCTGAGGCGTCCGACGACCGGCCGGACGAAGAGGCAGTTGCCGTCGCCGGCAACGGCGGCACCGATGCCGCGGACGTAATCGACGTGCTCGAAGAGACCCTTCCGGAAGCGGACGGCGACGTCGAACTCGCCGTCATGCAGGTCGATTACACCGTCGCCGGCTACGGGGACGAGGAGCGACCGATCATGCACGTGTTCGGGCGAACGCCCGACGGCGAACTCGAACACGTCCAGGTCGTCGGCTTCCGGCCGTACTTCTACGCGCCGACGGGCACGCTCGATCGGCCTCCGGAGGAGGAGTACGATCGACTCACCGGCAGCCGCGACGTCGACAGGAACGGCGACCCCTACGAGAGCATCCGTGGCGAGAAACTGACCAAGATCTTCGGCCAGACGCCGCGCGACGTCGGGCAGGTGCGCGACGAGTTCGAGCACTACGAGGCGGACATCCTCTTCCCGAACCGGTTCCTGATCGACAAGGACGTCCGCAGCGGCATCCGCGTTCCGGAACGCCGCGCCGAGGATGACTCCCTCGTCGTCCCCCACGGGGAGGTCGAGGCCATCGACGTCCACGCCGAGCCGCGCGTCTGTACGTTCGACATCGAGGTCGACGATCGATCGGGGTTCCCGGAGGACGGCGAGGAACCGATCGTCTGTCTCACCAGCCACGACTCGTACCGCGACGAGTACGTCATGTGGCTCTACGAGGCCCCGATCGGCGACGGTCCGATCCCGACCGAGATCGCGGACTACGAGCCGATCGAGGGATCGCTCGACCACGAGGTCCGGGCGTTCGACGAGGAGGAGGCGATGCTCGACGCCTTCATCGAGTACATCGACGACGAGACCGATCCGGACGTCCTCACCGGCTGGAACTTCGAGGATTTCGACGCACCGTACCTCCTCGATCGGCTGGAGGAACTCCAGGGCCCCCACGAGTACGATCTCTCGATCGATCGCCTCTCCCGCGTCGACGAGGTCTGGCGGAGCAACTGGGGCGGCCCGGACATCAAGGGACGGGTCGTCTTCGACCTCCTGTATGGCTACCAGCGGATGGTCTTCTCCGAACTGGATTCCTACCGGCTGGATGCCGTCGGCGAGGCGGAACTGGGCGTGGGGAAAGAGCGGTACACCGGCGACATCGGCGACCTCTGGGAGGACGATCCCACGCAACTGCTCGCGTACAACCTGCGGGACGTCGAAATCTGCGTCGAACTCGATCGCCAGCAGGAGATCATCCCGTTCTGGGACGAGGTGCGCTCCTTCGTGGGGTGCAAACTCGAGGACGCGCCGACGCCGGGCGACGCGGTCGACATGTACGTCCTCCACGAGGCACACGGCCGGTTCGCCCTCCCTTCGAAGGGCCAGCAGGAGGCCGGCGAGGAGTACGAGGGCGGCGCGGTGTTCGAGCCGATCACGGGCGTCAAGGAGAACGTCACGGTACTCGACCTGAAGTCGCTGTATCCCATGTGCATGACGACGGTCAACGCCTCGCCCGAGACGAAAGTCGATCCCGACGAGTACGACGGTGAGACCTACATCGCACCCACCGAACCCGAGCCGATCCACTTCCGCAAGGAACCCGACGGTGTGATGCGCGAGATGATCACGGAACTGCTCGCCGAACGCGAGGAGAAGAAGGACCTGCGAAACGAGTACGAGCCCGGGACCCCCGAGTACGAGCAGTACGATCGCCAGCAAGGGGCGGTGAAGGTCATCATGAATTCGTTGTACGGAGTATCGGGATGGGAACAATTCCGATTATATGACAAAGAAGCTGCATCTGCAATCACCGCTACTGGGCGCGAGGTGATCGAATTTACGGAGACTGCCGCAAACGAACTCGACTATCAGGTAGCGTATGGTGACACCGACTCGGTCATGCTCGAACTCGGCCCCGAGGTCTCGAAAGAGGAGGCACTCGAGCAATCGTTCGAGATCGAGGAGTACCTCAACGATCGCTACGACGACTTCGCCCGCGAGGACCTGAACGCCGAAGAACACCGCTTCCAGATCGAGTTCGAGAAACTCTACCGGCGATTCTTCCAGGCGGGCACGAAGAAACGCTACGCCGGCCACATCATCTGGAAGGAAGGGAAAGACGTCGACGACGTCGATATCACCGGTTTCGAGTACAAACGCTCGGACATCGCGCCGATCACGAAGGAGGTCCAGCACCAGGTCATCGAGATGATCGTCAAGGAGGGCGACATCGAGGGGGCGAAGGAGTACGTCAACGGGGTTATCGAAGACGTTCTCGCGGGCGAGGTCTCCCTCGAGGAGATCGGGATCCCCGGCGGCATCGGCAAGCGACTGGACAACTACGACACCGACACGGCCCAGGTCCGGGGCGCGAAGTACGCGAACCTGTTGCTCGGGACGAACTTCCAGCGCGGGAGCAAACCCAAGCGGCTCTACCTCGATCGGGTCGACCCCTCGTTCTTCCGGCGGATGGAAGCCGAAGAAGGGTTCGATCCCCAGCACGATCCCCTCTACGGCGCGTTCAAACGAAATCCCGACGTTATCTGCTTCGAGTACGACGACCAGGTCCCCGAGGAATTCGAGGTCGACTACGACAAGATGCTCGAGAAGACCCTGAAGGGACCGATCGAGCGTATCCTCGAGGCGCTGGACGTCTCGTGGGAGGAAGTCAAGAGTGGCCAGGAGCAAACCGGTCTAGATAGTTTCATGTAA